The Bombus fervidus isolate BK054 chromosome 6, iyBomFerv1, whole genome shotgun sequence genome contains a region encoding:
- the LOC139988255 gene encoding uncharacterized protein, which produces MDPSIFPEEIWVKILLYCDVPDIIAIGNTCKYLRKASDTDYLWKMKWLQLTSKVHFRFPDIKCLQLLSVSFKAMCYRLYMVITLGENVHFPKCRHCSGYTCQRNCVEGSSAKVVIEIGNKYTWVIEPHFELRRHFSMFGVPKYNNETYLEQTQNVPSSSTRPKCDGKSLAKKLKLLKLSELATAKIPRPSGPFCVFCNSVKLYREKKRLITHQNDPTCYARPNPIYEKLINGYCTDTVEVLGIPNVDLVSPAEALLSDGTFPVLKTFVGHLFHQMRLTSTLRKPNAVLMFCEPLAMHPMLRKQLLHYLFQEVKVSRVCLVPKPLAACAMLDVETCVVVDSGALSTTVAVVIGGRVIPQRWRLLPVGGWHVAYHLKQAMHWCLKGCYHIPISYLDTLPIKERCRLSYNIKNEERRVGQKNEECIKVRVRSYTDNKQFLRISLGSELYIAPEIMYIDLGLPQVIKDVTSGLSEETLHDCLSHILLTGGNTHLSGFGLRLTKDLRELLPEHSKILEVKSCPGTHSWNVAMGSTYVPLAVHPDKTPPEYIEGNPFWLSREEYVLFGCESLEQ; this is translated from the exons atggaTCCTTCGATCTTCCCTGAAGAAATTTGGGTAAAAATCTTATTATATTGTGATGTACCTGATATTATTGCTATAGGTAATACGTGCAAATATTTGAGGAAAGCTTCAGATACTGATTACTTGTG GAAAATGAAGTGGCTACAATTGACTTCAAAAGTACATTTTAGATTTCCAGATATAAAGTGTTTACAATTACTTAGTGTCAGCTTTAAAGCAATGTGCTATAGATTATATATGGTAATTACATTGGGAGAAAATGTTCATTTCCCAAAATGTCGTCACTGCAGTGGTTATACATGTCAAAGAAATTGCGTTGAAGGTTCTAGCGCAAAAGTAGTAATTGAAATTGGAAATAAGTATACATGGGTTATTGAGCCACACTTTGAATTAAGAAGACATTTTTCAATGTTTGGTGTacctaaatataataatgaaacaTATTTGGAACAAACACAAAATGTCCCAAGTAGTAGTACACGTCCAAAATGTGATGGCAAATCACTAGCTAAAAAgttaaaactattaaaattatCTGAATTAGCAACTGCTAAAATCCCTAGACCTAGTGGTCCATTTTGTGTTTTTTGTAATTCTGTGAAATTatatagagaaaaaaagagattaaTTACTCATCAAAATGATCCAACATGTTATGCAAGGCCAAATCCAATTTATGAGAAACTTATAAATGGATATTGCACTGATACTGTTGAAGTACTTGGAATTCCGAATGTTGATCTTGTTAGTCCAGCAGAAGCATTATTAAGTGATGGAACATTTCCTGTTCTTAAAACATTTGTTGGTCATTTGTTTCATCAAATGAGATTAACTTCAACATTAAGGAAACCCAATGCAGTGCTCATGTTTTGTGAACCATTAGCTATGCATCCAATGCTAAGAAAACAATTGTTGCATTACTTGTTCCAAGAAGTCAAAGTATCAAG AGTATGTCTGGTTCCTAAACCTTTAGCAGCATGTGCAATGCTGGATGTGGAAACTTGTGTCGTAGTTGATAGTGGTGCTTTAAGTACAACAGTAGCTGTTGTAATTGGTGGACGTGTTATACCACAACGTTGGAGATTATTACCTGTTGGTGGTTGGCATGTAGCTTACCATCTAAAACAAGCTATGCATTGGTGTCTAAAAGGATGTTATCATATCCCTATATCATATCTGGATACATTACCTATTAAAGAAAGGTGTAGACTAAGTTACAATATCAAAAATGAAGAGAGAAGAGTAGGacaaaaaaatgaagaatgtATTAAAGTTAGAGTTCGAAGTTATACTGATAATAAGCAATTTCTG agAATTTCCTTGGGTTCAGAATTATATATTGCTCCCGaaataatgtatatcgacCTTGGTTTACCACAAGTGATAAAAGATGTAACGTCTGGTTTATCGGAAGAAACATTGCATGATTGTCTCTCACACATTTTGCTCACTGGAGGCAATACACACCTTTCAGGTTTTGGGCTAAGATTGACTAAAGATTTGCGAGAATTATTACCAGAGCACAGCAAGATATTAGAAGTAAAAAGTTGTCCTGGTACTCATAGTTGGAATGTTGCAATGGGTTCCACATACGTGCCTTTAGCTGTACATCCtg ACAAGACACCACCAGAATATATAGAAGGTAATCCATTTTGGTTGTCAAGAGAAGAATACGTTTTATTTGGGTGTGAATCATTAGAGCAGTAA
- the Spel1 gene encoding DNA mismatch repair protein spel1 isoform X2 has translation MIGAEPYKTEGVILNKNHFESFIRDLLLVKQYRVEVYVNQGSAKNQNWVLEYKGSPGNLTQFEDTLFGNNDVAVSIHVIAVKLGMEAKSRIVGLSCVDTTATSFSVCEFQDNESFSNLESLVVTLAPKECLLIQGEGSYEFQTLKQVMERNNVMVTTRKRSEFSSESVIQDLNTLIKFKKGQQQNAQSLPEVNLSFAMSATSALIKYLDLTSDEGNLNQFAIDQIKESRYLKLDSAAIKALNIESRVDTSSILNGNAPTSILGILDKCRTSQGHRLLAQWIRQPLKDLCLIKERHDIVETLVNDNELRTNLSEDHLRRIPDLQVLAKKLARKKSTLQDLYKIYMCISHLPRLLEQLSNINVIALKTMFSDPLSELIKDMDKFQQMIEQTIDLDSAEKGDFLVRAEFDDELKELKNTMDEVEAKLQSQLGKVANDLSIEAGKTLKLESNQQLGYYFRVTLKEEKVLRNKKQYIILDSNKSGVRFRSNKLNDLNDEYIVARDKYTVEQKKVVTEIIEIAAGYSSTIKAIGNVLASLDVLTAFASVAVSANKPYVRPEMLPTEAGEFNLTQVRHPCLEIQEGVDFIANDISFKRGECHFGIITGPNMGGKSTYIRSAGVTALMAHIGSFVPCDQARISLLDCILARVGADDSQLKGLSTFMMEMIETAAILKTATCNSLVLIDELGRGTSTYEGCGIAWSIAEYLAKEIKCYCLFATHFHEITKLEEEVSAVKNQHVTALVDDNKLTLLYKVKPGICDQSFGIHVAKMANFPQDVIEFAKRKQAELEDYQDSVFEGSDNPQKKKDIIKEAEVLIAEFISKCRNLDKSLSDAELEDKISTFKKEVLSHENPYIKTLLAAS, from the exons ATGATAGGAGCTG AGCCATATAAAACCGAGGGTGTTATTCTTAACAAAAATCATTTTGAATCTTTTATACGTGATCTACTGTTAGTAAAACAATATAGAGTAGAAGTTTATGTTAATCAAGGATCAgcaaaaaatcaaaattggGTATTAGAATATAAGGGTTCTCCTGGAAATTTAACACAATTTGAAGATACACTGTTTGGCAATAATGATGTTGCTGTTAGTATACATGTCATAGCAGTGAAATTAGGAATGGAGGCAAAATCTAGA ATTGTTGGCTTAAGCTGTGTAGATACTACAGCAACTTCATTTTCTGTTTGTGAATTTCAAGACAATGAATCATTTTCCAATTTGGAATCACTGGTTGTTACACTTGCTCCCAAGGaatgtttattaattcaaGGTGAAGGCAGCTATGAATTTCAAACTCTTAAACAA gtCATGGAACGAAATAATGTAATGGTTACTACAAGAAAAAGAAGTGAATTTTCTAGTGAATCAGTTATACAagatttaaatactttaataaaattcaagaaaGGTCAACAACAAAATGCACAGTCTTTACCCGAAGTCAATTTAAGTTTCGCTATGTCAGCTACTTCTGcgcttattaaatatttagat TTAACATCAGATGAAGgaaatttaaatcaatttgCTATAGACCAAATAAAGGAGTCACGTTATTTAAAGCTAGATTCAGCTGCTATAAAAGCTCTTAATATTGAATCACGTGTTGATACATCTTCTATTTTAAATGGAAACGCACCTACAAGTATTTTGGGCATTTTGGATAAATGTAGGACTTCACAAGGTCATAGATTGCTTGCACAATGGATTAGACAACCTTTAAAAGATTTATGTcttataaaagaaagacacgatATTGTTGAAACACTAGTGAATGACAATGAATTACGAACTAATCTTAGTGAAGATCATTTAAGACGCATACCGGATTTGCAAGTGCTTGCAAAAAAATTGGCCAGAAAAAAATCAACTTTACAAGACCTTTATAA GATTTACATGTGTATATCACATTTGCCTAGATTATTAGAACAGCTTTCtaatataaacgtaatagcCTTAAAAACAATGTTCAGTGATCCTTTGAGTGAACTTATTAAAGACATGGACAAATTTCAACAAATGATTGAACAAACAATTGATTTAGATTCCGCCGAAAAAGGAGATTTCTTAGTACGAGCCGAATTTGATGATGAATTGAAAG aattaaaaaatactatgGACGAAGTGGAGGCGAAATTACAATCTCAATTGGGTAAAGTTGCTAATGATCTTTCAATCGAAGCTGGAAAGACTCTAAAACTAGAATCAAATCAACAACTTGGATATTATTTTCGTGTaacattgaaagaagaaaaagtactaagaaataagaaacagTATATTATTCTGGATTCTAACAAAAGCGGTGTACGATTTCGCagcaataaattaaatgatttaaatGATGAATACATTGTTGCTAGGGATAAATATACAGTGGAACAAAAAAAGGTTGTtacagaaataattgaaattgcag CCGGTTACAGTAGTACAATAAAAGCTATTGGAAATGTATTGGCATCTCTTGATGTGCTTACTGCTTTTGCTTCTGTTGCTGTAAGTGCTAATAAACCATATGTACGTCCTGAAATGCTACCTACCGAAGCGGGTGAGTTTAATCTTACTCAAGTTCGACATCCATGTTTGGAAATTCAAGAAGGAGTGGATTTTATAGCTAATGATATCAGTTTTAAAAGag GCGAATGTCATTTTGGCATTATAACTGGTCCAAATATGGGAGGTAAAAGCACCTATATAAGATCTGCTGGTGTCACTGCTTTAATGGCACATATTGGAAGCTTTGTTCCTTGCGATCAAGCAAGAATATCATTATTGGATTGTATATTAGCCCGTGTAGGAGCTGATGATTCTCAATTAAAAGGGCTTTCTACATTTATGATGGAAATGATAGAAACTGCTGCcatattaaaa ACAGCAACTTGTAATTCCCTCGTGCTAATTGACGAATTAGGCAGAGGAACCTCTACTTATGAAGGTTGCGGTATAGCATGGTCAATCGCCGA ATATTTAGCAAAAGAAATCAAATGCTACTGTCTTTTTGCAACacattttcatgaaataacTAAATTAGAAGAAGAAGTATCTGCCGTTAAAAATCAACACGTTACAGCCCTTGTAgacgataataaattaactttattatataaagtaaaacCTGGTATATGTGATCAAAGTTTTGGCATACATGTCGCTAAAATGGCTAATTTCCCACAAGATGTTATAGAG ttTGCTAAGCGTAAACAAGCAGAGCTTGAAGATTACCAAGACTCAGTTTTTGAAGGTTCTGATAATccacaaaaaaagaaagatattataaag GAAGCTGAAGTTCTTATTGCAGAATTTATTAGTAAATGCAGAAATTTAGACAAATCATTATCTGATGCGGAATTagaagataaaatttcaacatttaaaaaagaagttcTATCTCACGAAAATCCCTACATAAAGACACTTCTAGCAGCTTCTTAA
- the Spel1 gene encoding DNA mismatch repair protein spel1 isoform X1 — MAVQPNQQFNMDPPSQQSFVRFFKNLPEKLNTTIRFFNRSDYYTLHGNDALFAAQEVFKTTSVCKMIGAEPYKTEGVILNKNHFESFIRDLLLVKQYRVEVYVNQGSAKNQNWVLEYKGSPGNLTQFEDTLFGNNDVAVSIHVIAVKLGMEAKSRIVGLSCVDTTATSFSVCEFQDNESFSNLESLVVTLAPKECLLIQGEGSYEFQTLKQVMERNNVMVTTRKRSEFSSESVIQDLNTLIKFKKGQQQNAQSLPEVNLSFAMSATSALIKYLDLTSDEGNLNQFAIDQIKESRYLKLDSAAIKALNIESRVDTSSILNGNAPTSILGILDKCRTSQGHRLLAQWIRQPLKDLCLIKERHDIVETLVNDNELRTNLSEDHLRRIPDLQVLAKKLARKKSTLQDLYKIYMCISHLPRLLEQLSNINVIALKTMFSDPLSELIKDMDKFQQMIEQTIDLDSAEKGDFLVRAEFDDELKELKNTMDEVEAKLQSQLGKVANDLSIEAGKTLKLESNQQLGYYFRVTLKEEKVLRNKKQYIILDSNKSGVRFRSNKLNDLNDEYIVARDKYTVEQKKVVTEIIEIAAGYSSTIKAIGNVLASLDVLTAFASVAVSANKPYVRPEMLPTEAGEFNLTQVRHPCLEIQEGVDFIANDISFKRGECHFGIITGPNMGGKSTYIRSAGVTALMAHIGSFVPCDQARISLLDCILARVGADDSQLKGLSTFMMEMIETAAILKTATCNSLVLIDELGRGTSTYEGCGIAWSIAEYLAKEIKCYCLFATHFHEITKLEEEVSAVKNQHVTALVDDNKLTLLYKVKPGICDQSFGIHVAKMANFPQDVIEFAKRKQAELEDYQDSVFEGSDNPQKKKDIIKEAEVLIAEFISKCRNLDKSLSDAELEDKISTFKKEVLSHENPYIKTLLAAS, encoded by the exons ATGGCTGTCCAACCAAATCAACAATTTAATATGG aTCCACCAAGTCAACAGAGTTTTgttagattttttaaaaatctaccAGAA AAACTTAATACCACTAtacgattttttaatagaTCAGATTATTACACATTACATGGTAATGATGCTTTATTTGCTGCACAAGAAGTTTTTAAAACTACGTCAGTTTGTAAGATGATAGGAGCTG AGCCATATAAAACCGAGGGTGTTATTCTTAACAAAAATCATTTTGAATCTTTTATACGTGATCTACTGTTAGTAAAACAATATAGAGTAGAAGTTTATGTTAATCAAGGATCAgcaaaaaatcaaaattggGTATTAGAATATAAGGGTTCTCCTGGAAATTTAACACAATTTGAAGATACACTGTTTGGCAATAATGATGTTGCTGTTAGTATACATGTCATAGCAGTGAAATTAGGAATGGAGGCAAAATCTAGA ATTGTTGGCTTAAGCTGTGTAGATACTACAGCAACTTCATTTTCTGTTTGTGAATTTCAAGACAATGAATCATTTTCCAATTTGGAATCACTGGTTGTTACACTTGCTCCCAAGGaatgtttattaattcaaGGTGAAGGCAGCTATGAATTTCAAACTCTTAAACAA gtCATGGAACGAAATAATGTAATGGTTACTACAAGAAAAAGAAGTGAATTTTCTAGTGAATCAGTTATACAagatttaaatactttaataaaattcaagaaaGGTCAACAACAAAATGCACAGTCTTTACCCGAAGTCAATTTAAGTTTCGCTATGTCAGCTACTTCTGcgcttattaaatatttagat TTAACATCAGATGAAGgaaatttaaatcaatttgCTATAGACCAAATAAAGGAGTCACGTTATTTAAAGCTAGATTCAGCTGCTATAAAAGCTCTTAATATTGAATCACGTGTTGATACATCTTCTATTTTAAATGGAAACGCACCTACAAGTATTTTGGGCATTTTGGATAAATGTAGGACTTCACAAGGTCATAGATTGCTTGCACAATGGATTAGACAACCTTTAAAAGATTTATGTcttataaaagaaagacacgatATTGTTGAAACACTAGTGAATGACAATGAATTACGAACTAATCTTAGTGAAGATCATTTAAGACGCATACCGGATTTGCAAGTGCTTGCAAAAAAATTGGCCAGAAAAAAATCAACTTTACAAGACCTTTATAA GATTTACATGTGTATATCACATTTGCCTAGATTATTAGAACAGCTTTCtaatataaacgtaatagcCTTAAAAACAATGTTCAGTGATCCTTTGAGTGAACTTATTAAAGACATGGACAAATTTCAACAAATGATTGAACAAACAATTGATTTAGATTCCGCCGAAAAAGGAGATTTCTTAGTACGAGCCGAATTTGATGATGAATTGAAAG aattaaaaaatactatgGACGAAGTGGAGGCGAAATTACAATCTCAATTGGGTAAAGTTGCTAATGATCTTTCAATCGAAGCTGGAAAGACTCTAAAACTAGAATCAAATCAACAACTTGGATATTATTTTCGTGTaacattgaaagaagaaaaagtactaagaaataagaaacagTATATTATTCTGGATTCTAACAAAAGCGGTGTACGATTTCGCagcaataaattaaatgatttaaatGATGAATACATTGTTGCTAGGGATAAATATACAGTGGAACAAAAAAAGGTTGTtacagaaataattgaaattgcag CCGGTTACAGTAGTACAATAAAAGCTATTGGAAATGTATTGGCATCTCTTGATGTGCTTACTGCTTTTGCTTCTGTTGCTGTAAGTGCTAATAAACCATATGTACGTCCTGAAATGCTACCTACCGAAGCGGGTGAGTTTAATCTTACTCAAGTTCGACATCCATGTTTGGAAATTCAAGAAGGAGTGGATTTTATAGCTAATGATATCAGTTTTAAAAGag GCGAATGTCATTTTGGCATTATAACTGGTCCAAATATGGGAGGTAAAAGCACCTATATAAGATCTGCTGGTGTCACTGCTTTAATGGCACATATTGGAAGCTTTGTTCCTTGCGATCAAGCAAGAATATCATTATTGGATTGTATATTAGCCCGTGTAGGAGCTGATGATTCTCAATTAAAAGGGCTTTCTACATTTATGATGGAAATGATAGAAACTGCTGCcatattaaaa ACAGCAACTTGTAATTCCCTCGTGCTAATTGACGAATTAGGCAGAGGAACCTCTACTTATGAAGGTTGCGGTATAGCATGGTCAATCGCCGA ATATTTAGCAAAAGAAATCAAATGCTACTGTCTTTTTGCAACacattttcatgaaataacTAAATTAGAAGAAGAAGTATCTGCCGTTAAAAATCAACACGTTACAGCCCTTGTAgacgataataaattaactttattatataaagtaaaacCTGGTATATGTGATCAAAGTTTTGGCATACATGTCGCTAAAATGGCTAATTTCCCACAAGATGTTATAGAG ttTGCTAAGCGTAAACAAGCAGAGCTTGAAGATTACCAAGACTCAGTTTTTGAAGGTTCTGATAATccacaaaaaaagaaagatattataaag GAAGCTGAAGTTCTTATTGCAGAATTTATTAGTAAATGCAGAAATTTAGACAAATCATTATCTGATGCGGAATTagaagataaaatttcaacatttaaaaaagaagttcTATCTCACGAAAATCCCTACATAAAGACACTTCTAGCAGCTTCTTAA